In one Neobacillus sp. WH10 genomic region, the following are encoded:
- a CDS encoding DUF2062 domain-containing protein, with the protein MSTKQNKYNFFQRFGRAFKLNFTKLLRSPGGARKVAMGFAIGFGLEMLVISTASLIYILFVPIVRLAKGSIPASIIGNIIGKLSFLPVLLLPFARQLGKTIFPMKVRIGDHTHFSLQNLLHGDFHSLVGLLHGGVHALIGMTIFGIVLGSISYFIVHYLYEKERSNRLKRRRLKHEIRIGRIEKNLI; encoded by the coding sequence ATGAGCACAAAACAAAATAAGTATAATTTTTTTCAACGCTTTGGACGTGCTTTTAAGCTGAATTTCACGAAACTCCTGCGTTCTCCTGGGGGAGCCAGAAAGGTTGCAATGGGATTTGCAATTGGCTTTGGCTTGGAAATGTTAGTTATTTCAACTGCTTCCCTTATTTATATATTGTTTGTACCAATAGTCCGATTGGCTAAAGGCTCAATACCCGCTTCGATCATTGGTAATATCATTGGAAAACTCTCGTTTCTCCCTGTCCTTCTTTTACCGTTTGCTAGACAGCTGGGGAAAACCATTTTTCCAATGAAAGTCAGAATAGGTGACCATACGCATTTTTCTCTTCAAAATTTATTGCACGGAGATTTCCATAGTTTAGTCGGTCTACTCCATGGTGGTGTCCATGCATTAATTGGAATGACGATTTTTGGGATTGTTCTTGGCTCTATTTCTTACTTTATTGTTCATTATCTCTACGAAAAAGAAAGATCAAATAGACTTAAAAGAAGACGTCTTAAACATGAAATTCGTATAGGTAGGATCGAAAAGAATTTAATATAA
- a CDS encoding C40 family peptidase, protein MINKALILLNLLIILAAAGNEFSIQKVQAESFSNIENTKELPQVAPSPIQTNRLTANNEIPNIEGNSFSVNDQLKRVSEAIQENNQAIVKVDMEITAAKADIENLENEIRIIKENMAKRNEVLKERALSYQQSDKHADYLEVLLGATSLSDLVDRVSALAAIAEADRDLLEQQEIQQKEYESKKVLLENKLVEINSMKNKIETLQAHLNKQQEQYKTLQNQLELEAQKKETAQTYINELEKDYISTVINAGNKYIGNSVYVFGGGRNANDIARGRFDCSGFVQWAFSEAGIKISSTTSTIKNDGRQVSPQEMQPGDLVFFDTYKRDGHVGIYLGDGKFIGSQSSTGVAIADMTNGYWKNAFKGRVVRI, encoded by the coding sequence GTGATTAATAAAGCACTTATCCTGTTAAACTTGCTTATTATACTTGCGGCGGCAGGAAATGAATTTTCTATACAAAAGGTTCAAGCGGAATCATTCAGTAACATAGAAAATACTAAAGAATTACCTCAGGTTGCCCCTTCACCCATTCAAACGAATCGTTTAACAGCTAACAATGAAATTCCAAATATCGAAGGAAACTCTTTTAGTGTCAATGACCAATTGAAACGGGTTTCTGAGGCTATTCAAGAGAATAATCAGGCAATCGTAAAGGTTGATATGGAGATTACAGCCGCTAAAGCTGATATTGAAAATCTTGAAAACGAGATTCGAATAATTAAGGAAAATATGGCAAAACGAAATGAAGTCTTAAAGGAACGTGCTCTATCCTACCAGCAGAGTGATAAGCATGCCGACTATCTAGAGGTACTGCTTGGTGCTACAAGCCTAAGTGATTTAGTAGACCGGGTCAGTGCTTTGGCAGCGATAGCTGAGGCAGACCGAGATCTTTTGGAACAGCAAGAAATTCAGCAAAAAGAATATGAAAGTAAAAAGGTTTTGTTAGAAAATAAACTTGTGGAAATTAACAGCATGAAAAATAAGATCGAAACATTGCAAGCTCACCTAAATAAACAACAGGAACAATATAAGACATTACAAAATCAGCTTGAATTGGAAGCTCAGAAAAAGGAAACGGCTCAAACATACATAAATGAGTTAGAAAAGGATTACATATCCACAGTCATTAATGCAGGTAATAAGTACATAGGAAACTCTGTATATGTGTTTGGCGGCGGCAGAAATGCCAATGATATTGCCCGTGGAAGATTTGACTGCTCCGGTTTTGTTCAATGGGCTTTTTCTGAAGCAGGTATCAAAATCAGCAGTACTACCTCTACGATAAAAAACGATGGCAGGCAGGTTTCTCCTCAAGAAATGCAGCCGGGAGACCTTGTTTTCTTCGACACTTACAAGAGAGACGGCCATGTTGGAATCTATCTTGGAGACGGTAAGTTCATTGGTTCTCAAAGCTCAACCGGTGTCGCCATTGCAGATATGACAAATGGATATTGGAAAAATGCATTTAAAGGTCGTGTAGTTCGAATTTAA